The following coding sequences are from one Candidatus Thorarchaeota archaeon window:
- a CDS encoding long-chain fatty acid--CoA ligase produces the protein MDRPWYNFYVPGTPQDIELDDAPLWEQLDRSVKEFPDNIAMHFRGLEITYRELGELVDKAAYAFTKLGVKKGDTVALMLPNVPQFVIAYYGAMKCGAVIAPINPLSMPKELRIYLQDTGAKTLVVLNLFYGIVEAIRDETNLENVIVAAAWDMLSKVMQVLAKKVVYRKALKKVPPMREGDITWQEFMADALPEPPTVTVDPHEDLVVYQFTGGTTGIPKAAMLTHNNLKANCAQCGAWMEWMADRGKEIFVAALPLQHIFGQTVTMNLSILWGSKLLMVVDPRDIKGLLKLIHKEKPTFFPIVATLAISIYSHPEVSKYDLTSLKMAIAGAMALPVEVTRRWEAVTNSIIIEGYGLSEASPVTHANPLDKDLRKVGAIGLPMPSTDCRIVDLDDHSKILPPGEVGELAVKGPQVMKGYHNRPDETADVLTPDGWLFTGDIAKMDEEGWTYIVDRKKDLINASGYKVWPRDVEEVLFEHPKVREAAVIGVPHETRGETVKAYIVLEPGETATLEEIRAFCKERMSAYKVPTDVEFVDELPKSAVGKILRRELRDREQD, from the coding sequence TTGGATAGGCCGTGGTACAATTTCTACGTTCCCGGCACGCCTCAGGATATCGAACTTGATGATGCTCCACTATGGGAGCAACTGGATCGTTCGGTTAAGGAGTTCCCTGATAACATTGCCATGCATTTTAGAGGACTCGAAATAACCTATCGCGAGCTTGGAGAACTTGTTGACAAAGCAGCATACGCATTTACAAAGTTGGGTGTTAAGAAGGGTGACACAGTAGCTCTTATGCTCCCTAATGTACCTCAATTTGTCATAGCGTATTATGGTGCTATGAAGTGTGGAGCAGTCATTGCTCCAATTAATCCCCTTAGCATGCCTAAGGAACTCAGAATCTACCTTCAGGATACTGGTGCAAAGACACTTGTCGTCCTTAACCTCTTCTATGGTATCGTTGAAGCAATCCGTGATGAGACCAATCTTGAGAATGTCATTGTCGCAGCAGCTTGGGATATGCTCAGTAAGGTCATGCAAGTCCTTGCAAAGAAGGTCGTCTATAGAAAAGCTCTGAAGAAAGTACCTCCGATGCGCGAGGGTGATATCACTTGGCAAGAGTTCATGGCCGATGCACTGCCCGAACCGCCGACAGTCACAGTTGATCCTCATGAAGATCTCGTTGTCTATCAATTCACAGGTGGTACGACTGGTATCCCCAAGGCTGCAATGCTCACACATAATAATCTCAAGGCTAATTGTGCGCAGTGCGGCGCGTGGATGGAATGGATGGCCGATCGTGGTAAGGAAATCTTTGTTGCGGCATTACCGTTGCAGCATATCTTTGGACAGACCGTGACCATGAACCTGAGCATTCTATGGGGGTCAAAGCTACTCATGGTGGTGGATCCCCGTGACATCAAGGGTCTGCTCAAGTTGATTCACAAGGAGAAACCGACATTCTTCCCGATCGTCGCAACCTTGGCGATCTCTATCTATTCGCATCCTGAAGTGTCCAAGTACGATCTGACCTCCCTAAAGATGGCCATTGCAGGAGCAATGGCACTACCTGTGGAAGTCACTCGCAGGTGGGAGGCCGTGACCAACTCGATCATTATTGAGGGGTATGGTCTCTCTGAGGCAAGTCCTGTGACTCATGCCAATCCGCTGGACAAGGACCTTCGAAAGGTTGGTGCTATTGGACTTCCAATGCCCAGTACTGATTGTCGTATCGTGGATCTTGATGACCACTCAAAGATACTTCCACCCGGTGAGGTCGGAGAGCTTGCGGTCAAGGGGCCACAGGTGATGAAGGGCTATCACAATCGTCCTGATGAAACCGCTGACGTGCTCACGCCTGATGGTTGGCTCTTCACTGGTGACATTGCTAAGATGGATGAAGAAGGTTGGACGTACATTGTTGATCGTAAGAAAGACCTGATCAACGCGAGCGGCTACAAGGTCTGGCCACGAGATGTAGAAGAGGTACTCTTCGAGCATCCGAAGGTTCGGGAAGCGGCAGTCATTGGAGTCCCTCACGAGACCCGTGGTGAGACCGTGAAGGCCTATATTGTTCTTGAGCCTGGTGAGACCGCCACTCTTGAGGAGATCCGTGCCTTCTGTAAGGAACGCATGTCTGCTTACAAGGTTCCAACCGATGTCGAGTTCGTCGATGAGCTTCCAAAGTCCGCAGTTGGCAAAATCCTTCGAAGAGAACTTCGTGACCGAGAGCAAGACTAG